In Brienomyrus brachyistius isolate T26 unplaced genomic scaffold, BBRACH_0.4 scaffold44, whole genome shotgun sequence, the following are encoded in one genomic region:
- the chd1l gene encoding chromodomain-helicase-DNA-binding protein 1-like isoform X4: MRWASARPVRFSPGLVVVCYTGDKEARAELRRELIQGRSFHVLLTSYELCLKDSSFLERWQWKVLVVDEAHRLKNQNSLLHRTLTQFSIGFKVLLTGTPIQNNLAEVYSLLSFIQPSIFPENDTDDFISSYAQVEADPKLASELHRILQPFLLRRVKAEVATELPKKTELVVYHGMSALQKKYYRAILMRDLDAFEDEQGNKTRLQNILMHLRKCVSHPYLFDGVEPEPFEMGEHLVEASGKLHLLDRMLESLHQGGHRVLLFSQFTRLLDILQDYMEYRDYSYERLDGSVRGEERNLAIKNFSNRNVFVFLLSTKAGGVGMNLTAADTVIFMDSDFNPQNDLQAAARAHRIGQTRAVKVIRLLARNTVEEMVYTRAVSKLRLTDTVIEEGRFSRLSQAQSADTGLQLSEILKFGVDKLLASEESSVQNVDLGLILGRTENGQWVDDEEPMETREEEEGSVSESQVPEHMYVYEGRDYSRVPSSEDQKSFQCLLDERLAVAEKEGRALRCKPGVSLSGPLMTASRRKRPLSEVELELRRQKRQEAAGKKAKLREDRKRLREEQQRRRKMEWWDSCGYRSLCLPSDDSEEDQDEEEDVASIFSVDSDRTDIHYVLGDVTHPHAAQQDAIIVHCVDDSGHWGRGGLFTALEVRSDQPRKQYELAGEMKDLELGHVLLFPIDDKESRMDGQDQLALVIAQQRDRSNNLSGIRLSALGDSLKKIYKVAKRNKASVHLPRIGHSTKGFNWYGTERLIRKHLASRGVPTYIYYYSRVSKQVPSTSHVPPSPATLPSPNSPHGADAAKHDQGPSPPALADFMHGIHVFFYNIAASYRKSLVRHLIACDGDVHEMMSSEVTHIVAEVEGPVHKQELLDFLDQHPQALPVQMTWLETCFSEQKRVSETHFLLELY; the protein is encoded by the exons CTGTGCTTAAAAGATTCATCGTTCTTGGAAAG GTGGCAGTGGAAAGTCCTGGTGGTGGATGAGGCTCACAGGCTGAAGAACCAGAATTCCCTGCTGCACAGAACTCTGACACAG TTCTCCATTGGATTCAAGGTGCTCCTGACAGGGACACCCATCCAGAATAATCTTGCAGAGGTCTACTCCCTGCTCAGCTTCATTCAGCCCAGCATTTTTCCCGAGAATGACACTGATGATTTTATCAGCTCCTATGCACAGGTGGAGGCTGATCCCAAACTAG CCAGCGAGCTACACCGCATCCTCCAGCCCTTCCTCCTCCGCAGGGTCAAGGCAGAGGTAGCCACCGAGCTTCCCAAGAAGACAGAGTTGGTGGTCTATCACGGCATGTCTGCCCTGCAGAAGAAATACTACAGAGCCATCCTCATGAGGGACCTGG ATGCATTTGAGGATGAGCAGGGCAACAAGACTAGGTTACAGAACATACTGATGCATCTGCGAAAGTGTGTCAGTCACCCTTACCTGTTTGACG GTGTGGAGCCTGAACCGTTCGAAATGGGGGAACATTTGGTAGAGGCCAGCGGGAAGCTTCACCTCCTGGACAGAATGCTGGAGTCCCTGCACCAGGG GGGCCACCGTGTGTTGCTGTTCTCTCAGTTTACAAGGCTGCTGGACATACTGCAGGATTACATGGAGTACAGAG ATTATAGTTATGAGCGCCTAGATGGGTCTGTCCGTGGGGAGGAGAGGAACTTGGCTATCAAGAACTTCAGCAACAGGAATGTTTTCGTCTTCCTGCTCAGCACCAAAGCAG GGGGTGTTGGTATGAACCTGACGGCCGCTGACACCGTGATCTTCATGGACAGCGACTTCAACCCACAGAACGACCTGCAGGCTGCCGCCCGAGCCCACAGGATCGGCCAGACAAG GGCTGTGAAAGTGATCCGGCTGCTGGCCAGAAATACGGTGGAGGAGATGGTGTACACGAGAGCGGTGTCCAAACTGCGTCTCACTGACACGGTCATCGAGGAAGGCCGTTTCTCCCGTCTTAGCCAGGCCCAGTCTGCAGATACCGGCCTCCAG TTAAGTGAGATTCTCAAATTTGGGGTGGACAAGCTGCTGGCGTCAGAGGAGAGCTCAGTGCAAAATGTGGACCTGGGACTCATCCTGGGACGGACCGAGAACGGGCAGTGGGTCGATGATGAGGAGCCTATGGAGACacgcgaggaagaggaggggtCGGTCTCTGAAAGCCAAG TTCCAGAACACATGTACGTCTACGAGGGAAGGGACTACTCCCGGGTCCCCAGCTCCGAGGACCAGAAGAGCTTCCAGTGCCTTCTGGACGAGCGGCTGGCAGTGGCGGAGAAGGAGGGGCGAGCTCTGCGCTGCAAGCCTGGG GTCTCCCTTTCTGGGCCCCTGATGACTGCGAGTCGCAGGAAGAGGCCGCTGAGTGAGGTGGAGTTGGAGCTGAGGCGGCAAAAGCGGCAAGAGGCGGCTGGCAAGAAGGCCAAGCTGCGGGAGGACAGGAAGCGACTGCGGGAGGAGCAGCAGCGCAGGAGGAA GATGGAGTGGTGGGATTCGTGTGGCTACCGTTCCCTGTGCCTGCCTTCTGATGACAGTGAAGAAGAtcaggatgaggaggaagatGTCGCCAGCATTTTCTCTGTGGATTCAGACCGGACTGACATCCATTACGTTCTAGGAGATGTCACTCACCCCCACGCTGCCCAGCAGGACGCCATAATCGTGCACTGTGTTG ATGACTCTGGGCACTGGGGGCGTGGTGGGCTTTTCACGGCGCTGGAGGTCCGGTCGGATCAGCCCCGAAAGCAGTACGAGCTGGCTGGAGAAATGAAAG ACCTGGAGCTGGGCCACGTACTGCTGTTCCCTATTGATGACAAGGAGTCCAGGATGGATGGGCAAGACCAA TTGGCACTCGTCATAGCTCAGCAGAGAGACCGGTCCAACAACTTGTCAGGCATCAGGCTCTCTGCCCTGGGGGACAGCTTGAAGAAGATATACAAGGTGGCCAAGCGGAACAAAG CTAGTGTCCACCTCCCCAGGATTGGTCATTCCACAAAAGGCTTCAACTGGTACGGCACGGAGAGGCTGATCCGGAAGCACCTGGCCTCTAGGGGCGTCCCTACATACAT ATACTACTACTCCCGAGTGTCCAAGCAGGTGCCCTCCACATCACATGTGCCCCCGTCACCTGCAACCCTGCCCTCCCCGAATAGCCCACATGGCGCAGATGCTGCCAAGCACGACCAGGGTCCGAGCCCCCCCGCCCTAGCAGACTTCATGCATGGCATCCATGTCTTCTTTTACAATATCGCTGCCTCCTACAGGAAGAGCCTGGTACGACACCTCATCG CATGCGATGGGGATGTGCACGAGATGATGAGTTCGGAAGTCACGCACATCGTGGCTGAGGTGGAGGGTCCTGTCCACAAACAG GAACTGCTGGACTTCCTGGACCAGCATCCTCAAGCACTTCCTGTGCAGATGACATGGCTGGAGACCTGCTTCTCTGAGCAGAAGAGAGTCAGTGAGACTCACTTCCTCCTGGAGCTTTACTGA
- the traf3ip2l gene encoding E3 ubiquitin ligase TRAF3IP2 isoform X1: MMLPILDFSGPGQHYRYMAQQGCSLQSESLNHPEENDETLGEEPPPSAGSEARSPPQSLSPVSGRMADRHRLGQEPGYRPNLLPLGLPVSYSPPTTFPGCPHPTLDSRCSDVRDPISLPSCLLSSDYRSYLGSQEKSQSLSCGSLEQPHSLVSNPPCPGPYSYHPLRHPCGPLGPACCPQGPVAHHRAWPPFRLPYGPPGPNPCGCHNTDVSHSMYPPPQPRQRLTPPGAPLSIEQRKVFVTYEADNDKHVDEIIKFVALLRHNGFDMHIDVFEQQFRSISTIDFMEKYISEKDYLIIIVISPKYYETVTHGHVSMEGDERTMNTVYIHKQLQNEFIQNGSRNFRFIPILFPGAKKCHVPTWLQNTHVYSWPMNCDDILRRLMRVEKYNPPPIGELPTIISIPL, from the exons ATGATGCTCCCGATTTTGGACTTCTCTGGCCCTGGACAGCACTACAG ATACATGGCACAAcagggctgcagcctgcagtctgAGTCGCTGAACCATCCCGAAGAGAACGATGAAACCTTGGGCGAGGAACCCCCTCCCAGTGCCGGGTCTGAGGCCCGTTCCCCCCCACAGAGCCTCTCCCCGGTCAGCGGCAGGATGGCAGATCGGCACCGTCTAGGCCAGGAGCCCGGATATAGGCCAAACCTGCTTCCCCTGGGCCTTCCTGTCAGCTACAGCCCCCCGACAACGTTTCCCGGTTGTCCGCACCCCACCCTCGACAGCAGGTGCTCTGATGTCAGAGATCCCAtcagcctgccctcctgcctgctctCCTCAGACTACCGCAGCTACTTGGGCTCCCAGGAAAAGTCACAGTCCCTGTCCTGTGGAAGTCTGGAGCAGCCGCACTCGTTAGTCTCAAACCCTCCGTGCCCTGGCCCATACAGTTACCATCCGCTCCGGCACCCCTGCGGGCCCCTCGGCCCAGCCTGCTGCCCCCAGGGTCCCGTGGCTCACCACCGGGCCTGGCCCCCTTTCAGGCTGCCCTAcgggcctccag GTCCTAACCCCTGCGGGTGTCACAACACAGATGTCTCACACAG CATGTACCCACCTCCACAGCCCAGACAGAGGCTGACTCCCCCAGGTGCCCCCCTGTCCATAGAGCAGC GGAAGGTGTTTGTCACGTACGAGGCTGACAACGACAAGCACGTTGACGAGATAATCAAGTTTGTGGCTTTATTGCGACACAATGGCTTCGACATGCAT ATTGATGTGTTTGAGCAGCAGTTCAGAAGCATCAGCACAATTGATTTCATGGAGAAGTACATCAGCGAG AAGGACTACTTGATCATCATAGTCATCAGCCCCAAGTACTATGAGACGGTGACGCACGGCCACGTCAGCATGGAGGGAGACGAGAGGACCATGAACACGGTCTACATCCACAAGCAG TTGCAGAATGAATTCATTCAGAATGGCAGCCGGAACTTCCGCTTCATCCCAATCCTGTTTCCTGGAGCGAAAAAG TGCCACGTGCCCACCTGGCTTCAGAACACCCACGTGTACAGCTGGCCCATGAACTGCGACGACATCCTGCGCCGGCTGATGCGCGTGGAGAAGTACAACCCCCCACCTATTGGCGAGCTGCCCACCATCATTTCCATCCCGCTCTAA
- the traf3ip2l gene encoding E3 ubiquitin ligase TRAF3IP2 isoform X2 codes for MAQQGCSLQSESLNHPEENDETLGEEPPPSAGSEARSPPQSLSPVSGRMADRHRLGQEPGYRPNLLPLGLPVSYSPPTTFPGCPHPTLDSRCSDVRDPISLPSCLLSSDYRSYLGSQEKSQSLSCGSLEQPHSLVSNPPCPGPYSYHPLRHPCGPLGPACCPQGPVAHHRAWPPFRLPYGPPGPNPCGCHNTDVSHSMYPPPQPRQRLTPPGAPLSIEQRKVFVTYEADNDKHVDEIIKFVALLRHNGFDMHIDVFEQQFRSISTIDFMEKYISEKDYLIIIVISPKYYETVTHGHVSMEGDERTMNTVYIHKQLQNEFIQNGSRNFRFIPILFPGAKKCHVPTWLQNTHVYSWPMNCDDILRRLMRVEKYNPPPIGELPTIISIPL; via the exons ATGGCACAAcagggctgcagcctgcagtctgAGTCGCTGAACCATCCCGAAGAGAACGATGAAACCTTGGGCGAGGAACCCCCTCCCAGTGCCGGGTCTGAGGCCCGTTCCCCCCCACAGAGCCTCTCCCCGGTCAGCGGCAGGATGGCAGATCGGCACCGTCTAGGCCAGGAGCCCGGATATAGGCCAAACCTGCTTCCCCTGGGCCTTCCTGTCAGCTACAGCCCCCCGACAACGTTTCCCGGTTGTCCGCACCCCACCCTCGACAGCAGGTGCTCTGATGTCAGAGATCCCAtcagcctgccctcctgcctgctctCCTCAGACTACCGCAGCTACTTGGGCTCCCAGGAAAAGTCACAGTCCCTGTCCTGTGGAAGTCTGGAGCAGCCGCACTCGTTAGTCTCAAACCCTCCGTGCCCTGGCCCATACAGTTACCATCCGCTCCGGCACCCCTGCGGGCCCCTCGGCCCAGCCTGCTGCCCCCAGGGTCCCGTGGCTCACCACCGGGCCTGGCCCCCTTTCAGGCTGCCCTAcgggcctccag GTCCTAACCCCTGCGGGTGTCACAACACAGATGTCTCACACAG CATGTACCCACCTCCACAGCCCAGACAGAGGCTGACTCCCCCAGGTGCCCCCCTGTCCATAGAGCAGC GGAAGGTGTTTGTCACGTACGAGGCTGACAACGACAAGCACGTTGACGAGATAATCAAGTTTGTGGCTTTATTGCGACACAATGGCTTCGACATGCAT ATTGATGTGTTTGAGCAGCAGTTCAGAAGCATCAGCACAATTGATTTCATGGAGAAGTACATCAGCGAG AAGGACTACTTGATCATCATAGTCATCAGCCCCAAGTACTATGAGACGGTGACGCACGGCCACGTCAGCATGGAGGGAGACGAGAGGACCATGAACACGGTCTACATCCACAAGCAG TTGCAGAATGAATTCATTCAGAATGGCAGCCGGAACTTCCGCTTCATCCCAATCCTGTTTCCTGGAGCGAAAAAG TGCCACGTGCCCACCTGGCTTCAGAACACCCACGTGTACAGCTGGCCCATGAACTGCGACGACATCCTGCGCCGGCTGATGCGCGTGGAGAAGTACAACCCCCCACCTATTGGCGAGCTGCCCACCATCATTTCCATCCCGCTCTAA
- the LOC125722930 gene encoding H(+)/Cl(-) exchange transporter 4-like isoform X1: MAAEAEPSTTPGEEMNGSGNLMDILDEPFPDVGTYEDFHTIDWLREKSRDTDRHRKITSKSRESICDFIKSLLDAWSGWLVMLLIGLLSGTLAGVIDLAVDWMTDLKEGVCLSVFWYSHEQCCWTSNETTYDDRDKCPQWQKWAELMTGSSEGAAAYVLNYFLYVLWALFFAFLAVSLVRVFAPYACGSGIPEIKTILSGFIIRGYLGKWTLLIKTVTLVLAVSSGLSLGKEGPLVHVACCCGNLFSSLFSKYSKNEGKRREVLSAAAAAGVSVAFGAPIGGVLFSLEEVSYYFPLKTLWRSFFAALVAAFTLRSINPFGNNRLVLFYVEYHTPWYMAELVPFVLLGVFGGLWGTLFIRANIAWCRRRKTTQLGRYPVLEVLAVAGLTALLAFPNPYTRRSTSQLISELFNDCGSLASSQLCDYVNDPNMTRPVDDIPDRPAGAGVYAALWQLALALVFKVVITIFTFGMKIPSGLFIPSMAVGAIAGRIVGIAVEQMAYHHHDWIIFRSWCRPGADCVTPGLYAMVGAAACLGGVTRMTVSLVVIMFELTGGLEYIVPLMAAAVTSKWVADAFGKEGIYEAHIQLNGYPFLDVKDEFTHRTLAADVMRPRRGEPPLAVLTREGTTVEDVEALINETDYNGFPVVVSRESERLVGFVQRRDLTLAIKTARQKQEGVVSSSVVYFSEEVPPLPASAPQPLKLRRILNLSPFTVTDHTPMETVVDIFRKLGLRQCLVTRSGRLLGIITKKDVLRHMAQMLNQDPDSIMFN, translated from the exons CAGAGCCCAGTACCACCCCTGGGGAGGAGATGAATGGCTCTGGCAACCTTATGGACATACTTGATGAGCCATTCCCAGACGTCGGGACCTATGAGGATTTCCACACCATCGATTGGCTGAGAGAGAAGTCCAGGGACACTGACCGCCACCGCAAG ATCACCAGCAAGAGCAGGGAGTCCATCTGTGACTTCATTAAGAGCCTGCTGGATGCCTGGTCTGGGTGGCTGGTCATGCTGCTTATCGGCCTGCTGTCGG GAACACTGGCCGGGGTCATAGACCTGGCCGTGGACTGGATGACAGACCTGAAGGAGGGTGTGTGCCTATCAGTCTTCTGGTACAGTCATGAGCAGTGCTGCTGGACCTCCAATGAGACCACCTATGACGACCGAGACAAGTGCCCGCAGTGGCAGAAGTGGGCGGAGCTGATGACCGGCTCCTCGGAG GGGGCAGCAGCTTATGTGCTGAACTACTTCTTGTACGTCCTGTGGGCATTGTTCTTCGCCTTCCTTGCGGTGTCTCTGGTGCGTGTCTTCGCCCCCTACGCTTGCGGGTCAGGCATTCCTGAG ATAAAGACCATCCTCAGTGGCTTCATCATCCGGGGATACCTGGGGAAGTGGACACTGCTGATCAAGACGGTCACGCTGGTGCTGGCCGTGTCGTCCGGGCTCAGTCTGGGGAAGGAGGGGCCTCTGGTGCATGTCGCCTGTTGCTGCGGTAATCTCTTCAGCAGCCTCTTCTCCAAGTACAGCAAGAATGAGGGCAAGCGTAGGGAG GTTCTGTCGGCGGCAGCTGCAGCCGGTGTCTCCGTGGCCTTTGGGGCCCCAATCGGGGGAGTTCTCTTCAGTTTGGAAGAG GTGAGCTATTACTTCCCCCTCAAGACACTGTGGCGGTCCTTCTTTGCTGCCCTGGTGGCCGCCTTCACGTTGCGCTCCATCAACCCATTCGGGAACAACAGGCTAGTGCTGTTCTACGTGGAGTACCACACACCATGGTACATGGCCGAGCTGGTGCCCTTCGTCCTGCTGGGTGTCTTTGGCGGCCTCTGGGGGACGCTCTTCATCCGCGCCAACATCGCCTGGTGCCGCCGGCGGAAGACCACACAGCTGGGCCGCTACCCGGTGCTGGAGGTGCTGGCGGTGGCAGGGCTGACGGCGTTGCTGGCCTTCCCCAACCCCTACACCCGGCGCAGCACCAGCCAGCTCATCTCTGAGCTCTTCAACGACTGCGGCTCcctggcttcttcccagctctgCGACTACGTGAATGACCCGAACATGACCCGGCCCGTGGACGACATCCCTGATCGCCCGGCAGGCGCGGGGGTCTACGCCGCCCTCTGGCAGCTGGCCCTGGCGCTGGTCTTCAAGGTGGTCATCACCATCTTCACTTTCGGCATGAAG ATCCCCTCTGGCCTCTTCATCCCCAGCATGGCTGTGGGCGCCATCGCTGGCCGCATTGTGGGCATCGCCGTGGAGCAGATGGCGTACCATCATCACGACTGGATTATCTTTAGGAGCTGGTGTCGGCCAGGGGCCGACTGTGTGACGCCAGGACTCTACGCCATGGTGGGGGCTGCAGCATGTCTGG GAGGAGTGACGCGTATGACCGTGTCTCTGGTGGTCATCATGTTTGAGCTGACGGGAGGACTGGAGTACATCGTGCCGCTGATGGCCGCTGCCGTCACCAGCAAGTGGGTGGCGGACGCTTTCGGCAAAGAGGGCATCTATGAGGCGCACATCCAGCTGAACGGCTACCCCTTCCTCGACGTGAAGGATGAGTTCACGCACCGCACGCTGGCCGCTGACGTGATGCGTCCGCGCCGTGGTGAGCCGCCGCTGGCCGTCCTCACCCGGGAGGGCACAACCGTCGAGGACGTGGAGGCGCTCATCAATGAGACGGACTACAACGGCTTCCCCGTGGTGGTGTCTCGTGAATCGGAGCGCCTCGTTGGCTTCGTGCAGCGCCGGGACCTTACGCTGGCCATCA AAACCGCACGGCAGAAGCAGGAGGGGGTGGTGAGCAGCTCGGTAGTGTACTTCAGTGAGGAGGTCCCCCCACTGCCTGCCAGCGCCCCCCAGCCGCTCAAGCTGCGGCGTATCCTCAACCTGAGCCCCTTTACCGTCACCGACCACACGCCTATGGAGACCGTGGTGGACATCTTCCGCAAGCTGGGACTTAGGCAGTGCCTGGTCACCCGCAGCGG ACGCCTCTTGGGAATCATCACTAAGAAGGATGTTCTAAGACACATGGCCCAGATGTTGAACCAGGATCCGGACTCCATCATGTTTAActaa
- the LOC125722930 gene encoding H(+)/Cl(-) exchange transporter 4-like isoform X2 → MAAEEPSTTPGEEMNGSGNLMDILDEPFPDVGTYEDFHTIDWLREKSRDTDRHRKITSKSRESICDFIKSLLDAWSGWLVMLLIGLLSGTLAGVIDLAVDWMTDLKEGVCLSVFWYSHEQCCWTSNETTYDDRDKCPQWQKWAELMTGSSEGAAAYVLNYFLYVLWALFFAFLAVSLVRVFAPYACGSGIPEIKTILSGFIIRGYLGKWTLLIKTVTLVLAVSSGLSLGKEGPLVHVACCCGNLFSSLFSKYSKNEGKRREVLSAAAAAGVSVAFGAPIGGVLFSLEEVSYYFPLKTLWRSFFAALVAAFTLRSINPFGNNRLVLFYVEYHTPWYMAELVPFVLLGVFGGLWGTLFIRANIAWCRRRKTTQLGRYPVLEVLAVAGLTALLAFPNPYTRRSTSQLISELFNDCGSLASSQLCDYVNDPNMTRPVDDIPDRPAGAGVYAALWQLALALVFKVVITIFTFGMKIPSGLFIPSMAVGAIAGRIVGIAVEQMAYHHHDWIIFRSWCRPGADCVTPGLYAMVGAAACLGGVTRMTVSLVVIMFELTGGLEYIVPLMAAAVTSKWVADAFGKEGIYEAHIQLNGYPFLDVKDEFTHRTLAADVMRPRRGEPPLAVLTREGTTVEDVEALINETDYNGFPVVVSRESERLVGFVQRRDLTLAIKTARQKQEGVVSSSVVYFSEEVPPLPASAPQPLKLRRILNLSPFTVTDHTPMETVVDIFRKLGLRQCLVTRSGRLLGIITKKDVLRHMAQMLNQDPDSIMFN, encoded by the exons AGCCCAGTACCACCCCTGGGGAGGAGATGAATGGCTCTGGCAACCTTATGGACATACTTGATGAGCCATTCCCAGACGTCGGGACCTATGAGGATTTCCACACCATCGATTGGCTGAGAGAGAAGTCCAGGGACACTGACCGCCACCGCAAG ATCACCAGCAAGAGCAGGGAGTCCATCTGTGACTTCATTAAGAGCCTGCTGGATGCCTGGTCTGGGTGGCTGGTCATGCTGCTTATCGGCCTGCTGTCGG GAACACTGGCCGGGGTCATAGACCTGGCCGTGGACTGGATGACAGACCTGAAGGAGGGTGTGTGCCTATCAGTCTTCTGGTACAGTCATGAGCAGTGCTGCTGGACCTCCAATGAGACCACCTATGACGACCGAGACAAGTGCCCGCAGTGGCAGAAGTGGGCGGAGCTGATGACCGGCTCCTCGGAG GGGGCAGCAGCTTATGTGCTGAACTACTTCTTGTACGTCCTGTGGGCATTGTTCTTCGCCTTCCTTGCGGTGTCTCTGGTGCGTGTCTTCGCCCCCTACGCTTGCGGGTCAGGCATTCCTGAG ATAAAGACCATCCTCAGTGGCTTCATCATCCGGGGATACCTGGGGAAGTGGACACTGCTGATCAAGACGGTCACGCTGGTGCTGGCCGTGTCGTCCGGGCTCAGTCTGGGGAAGGAGGGGCCTCTGGTGCATGTCGCCTGTTGCTGCGGTAATCTCTTCAGCAGCCTCTTCTCCAAGTACAGCAAGAATGAGGGCAAGCGTAGGGAG GTTCTGTCGGCGGCAGCTGCAGCCGGTGTCTCCGTGGCCTTTGGGGCCCCAATCGGGGGAGTTCTCTTCAGTTTGGAAGAG GTGAGCTATTACTTCCCCCTCAAGACACTGTGGCGGTCCTTCTTTGCTGCCCTGGTGGCCGCCTTCACGTTGCGCTCCATCAACCCATTCGGGAACAACAGGCTAGTGCTGTTCTACGTGGAGTACCACACACCATGGTACATGGCCGAGCTGGTGCCCTTCGTCCTGCTGGGTGTCTTTGGCGGCCTCTGGGGGACGCTCTTCATCCGCGCCAACATCGCCTGGTGCCGCCGGCGGAAGACCACACAGCTGGGCCGCTACCCGGTGCTGGAGGTGCTGGCGGTGGCAGGGCTGACGGCGTTGCTGGCCTTCCCCAACCCCTACACCCGGCGCAGCACCAGCCAGCTCATCTCTGAGCTCTTCAACGACTGCGGCTCcctggcttcttcccagctctgCGACTACGTGAATGACCCGAACATGACCCGGCCCGTGGACGACATCCCTGATCGCCCGGCAGGCGCGGGGGTCTACGCCGCCCTCTGGCAGCTGGCCCTGGCGCTGGTCTTCAAGGTGGTCATCACCATCTTCACTTTCGGCATGAAG ATCCCCTCTGGCCTCTTCATCCCCAGCATGGCTGTGGGCGCCATCGCTGGCCGCATTGTGGGCATCGCCGTGGAGCAGATGGCGTACCATCATCACGACTGGATTATCTTTAGGAGCTGGTGTCGGCCAGGGGCCGACTGTGTGACGCCAGGACTCTACGCCATGGTGGGGGCTGCAGCATGTCTGG GAGGAGTGACGCGTATGACCGTGTCTCTGGTGGTCATCATGTTTGAGCTGACGGGAGGACTGGAGTACATCGTGCCGCTGATGGCCGCTGCCGTCACCAGCAAGTGGGTGGCGGACGCTTTCGGCAAAGAGGGCATCTATGAGGCGCACATCCAGCTGAACGGCTACCCCTTCCTCGACGTGAAGGATGAGTTCACGCACCGCACGCTGGCCGCTGACGTGATGCGTCCGCGCCGTGGTGAGCCGCCGCTGGCCGTCCTCACCCGGGAGGGCACAACCGTCGAGGACGTGGAGGCGCTCATCAATGAGACGGACTACAACGGCTTCCCCGTGGTGGTGTCTCGTGAATCGGAGCGCCTCGTTGGCTTCGTGCAGCGCCGGGACCTTACGCTGGCCATCA AAACCGCACGGCAGAAGCAGGAGGGGGTGGTGAGCAGCTCGGTAGTGTACTTCAGTGAGGAGGTCCCCCCACTGCCTGCCAGCGCCCCCCAGCCGCTCAAGCTGCGGCGTATCCTCAACCTGAGCCCCTTTACCGTCACCGACCACACGCCTATGGAGACCGTGGTGGACATCTTCCGCAAGCTGGGACTTAGGCAGTGCCTGGTCACCCGCAGCGG ACGCCTCTTGGGAATCATCACTAAGAAGGATGTTCTAAGACACATGGCCCAGATGTTGAACCAGGATCCGGACTCCATCATGTTTAActaa